One region of Mangifera indica cultivar Alphonso chromosome 3, CATAS_Mindica_2.1, whole genome shotgun sequence genomic DNA includes:
- the LOC123210576 gene encoding uncharacterized protein LOC123210576 isoform X1: MGHKKKNPAPRSKQSQSVPASAPEALAAAEHCDALSNHAKTQVVESEGSTYSVVKLECERALTALRRGNHTKALRLMKESCSRHENSPYVALIHRVQGTIFVKVASIIDDLNSKQRHLRNAIESAKKAVELSPNSIEFSHFYANLLYEAANDGKEYEEVVQECERALAIENPVDPAKESLQDESQQKILTAEARISHVQSELRSLIQKSNIASISTWMKNLGTGEEKFRLIPIRRVTEDPMEVRLVQARRPNEIKKATKTPEERRKEIEVRVAAARLLQQKSETGQLQQNNDGERTIDSGLVGTEKKGERRKFGSNVRKNGSKEERRNFVKSYWNSMSLEMKKELLRVRIPDVKAHFGSLKDGLASEVLAEALAFSEEHKTWRFWVCCKCNEKFADSESHMHHVVQEHMGNLLPKMQDVLPQSVDNEWIEMILNCSWKPLDILEAVKMLGQNQSKSWDSEVGEDFYSGNHNEECDDCFKDAWDSSPEKENLHDSYKCSVVDSNDCGKILSIQGKGCDGKQKSTVYPVIDCWPVSDDTERSKLLERIYSLFELLIRHKYLAASHLNKVIQYTMDELQRLASGSQLLNHSVDQTPMCICFLGVSQLRKIVKFVQELSHSCGLGRCSEKSNSMDDASNVTQGLELKENISRDGDALCLLLYEHVLPAEHTSGNAVTDSATSVHGNENVGASDADVLLSWIFAGPSGGEHLTSWMHMKEEKTHQGIEILQTLEKEFYHLQNLCERKCDLLSYEKSLQAVEDRCLKEGKKRETVTESVHRSYESVLRKRREELLEGENDIMCISSRVELDAIANVLKEAEALNVNQFGYEDTYGGTTSQLCDLESGEDDEWRTKDYLHQVDTCIEVAIQRQKEHLSVELSKIDARIMRNVTGMQQLELKLEPVSAHDYRLILLPLVQSYLRAHLEDLAEKYATEKSDAAREAFLAELALDSKKGAHGGGDNSKHTHDKTKDKKRNKDFRKTKDSKSVGGNQHDMVHDETSERVSYPESDGDHPDSETGISVNGDDLKLQEEEFRRKIELEAEERKLEETLEYQRRMENEAKLKHLAEQNKRSAQTFPEKLMEGVCDVYFNHGADDRDLHEPIKPLTPVQLMSKNVFSSNSEGVPMSSTNGVAGPTKYSSHSSFQNNNTSHNPNFKQGIPNGGTPEDGFLPSDRRSGRRGRRQRSSTRFQDGKNQGLLLEKDNIEVTRSHDSLQTGAGPNLGDSGTKTLRQLQAEEDDEERFQADLKQAVRQSLDAFQAHKKLPLTSSSRIPQKMPLESNNFGVSSNEVISEKVNGTDMYGTGLKNEVGEYNCFLNVIIQSLWHLRQFREEFLRRSPSEHVHVGDPCVVCALYEIFTALCVASTDMRKEAVAPTSLRIALSNLYPDSNFFQEAQMNDASEVLLVIFDCLHQSFTPGSRISDAESVESSCPKTWDCTSSACIVHSLFGMDIFERMNCYNCGLESRPMKYTSFFHHINASALRTMKSMCAESSLDELLNLVEMNHQLACDPDAGGCGKLNYIHHILSSPPHVFTTVLGWQKTCESADDITATLAALSTEIDISVLYRGLDPKSAHSLVSVVCYYGQHYHCFAYSHDHECWFMYDDKTVKVIGSWADVLDMCERGHLQPQRCITSCIPQFRQRYSEHWFKKK, from the exons atggggcataaaaagaaaaaccctgCTCCTCGTTCTAAACAATCCCAATCGGTGCCGGCGTCGGCGCCGGAGGCTTTGGCCGCTGCCGAGCACTGTGATGCACTCTCCAACCATGCGAAGACTCAGGTAGTGGAATCTGAGGGTTCCACTTACTCGGTGGTGAAGCTTGAGTGTGAACGTGCCCTGACGGCTCTCCGCCGTGGTAATCACACCAAAGCTTTGCGGTTAATGAAGGAATCTTGTTCCCGTCATGAGAACTCGCCTTATGTGGCTCTGATTCACCGGGTACAAGGCACCATATTTGTGAAAGTGGCGTCGATCATTGATGATTTGAACTCGAAACAAAGGCATTTGAGAAATGCGATCGAATCTGCAAAGAAAGCAGTGGAGTTATCGCCTAACTCAATTGAATTCTCTCATTTTTATGCTAATCTGTTGTATGAGGCTGCTAATGACGGCAAAGAATACGAAGAGGTAGTTCAAGAGTGTGAGCGTGCTTTAGCTATAGAGAATCCTGTAGATCCTGCTAAAGAGAGCTTACAGGATGAGAGTCAGCAAAAAATTTTGACAGCGGAAGCGCGAATTTCCCACGTGCAGAGTGAGCTACGGAGCTTGATACAGAAATCAAATATTGCTTCGATTTCTACGTGGATGAAGAACCTAGGGACTGGTGAGGAGAAGTTTAGGTTGATTCCTATTAGGAGAGTGACTGAGGACCCAATGGAAGTCAGGCTAGTTCAAGCTAGGAGGCccaatgaaattaaaaaggcAACCAAAACTCCAGAAGAGAGACGAAAAGAGATCGAGGTTAGGGTTGCTGCAGCTAGATTGTTACAGCAAAAATCAGAGACGGGTCAGTTGCAACAAAATAATGATGGAGAGAGGACTATTGATTCTGGCTTGGTAGGGACTGAGAAAAAAGGAGAGAGGAGGAAGTTTGGGAGTAATGTGCGAAAAAATGGGTCTAAAGAGGAGAGGAGGAATTTTGTAAAATCATATTGGAATTCCATGAGTTTGGAAATGAAAAAGGAGTTGCTTAGGGTTAGGATTCCTGATGTTAAAGCTCATTTTGGGTCACTGAAAGATGGCTTGGCTAGTGAGGTTTTAGCAGAGGCATTGGCATTCTCAGAGGAGCATAAAACTTGGAGGTTTTGGGTTTGTTGTAAGTGTAATGAGAAGTTTGCTGATTCAGAGTCACATATGCATCACGTTGTGCAGGAACATATGGGGAATTTGTTGCCTAAAATGCAGGACGTCTTACCTCAGAGTGTTGATAATGAGTGGATTGAAATGATTCTTAATTGTTCTTGGAAGCCATTGGATATTCTAGAAGCTGTTAAAATGCTTGGACAGAATCAATCAAAATCCTGGGATTCTGAAGTTGGTGAGGATTTCTACTCAGGGAACCATAATGAGGAGTGTGATGATTGCTTCAAAGATGCATGGGATTCTTCACCTGAGAAGGAAAATTTACATGATAGTTATAAGTGTAGTGTTGTTGATAGCAATGATTGTGGAAAAATTTTGAGCATCCAGGGCAAAGGATGTGATGGTAAACAAAAATCTACTGTGTATCCAGTGATTGATTGTTGGCCAGTGTCTGATGACACTGAGCGCTCAAAGCTCcttgaaagaatttattctttatttgagcTGCTCATTAGACATAAATATCTTGCGGCAAGCCATCTTAACAAGGTCATACAGTACACAATGGATGAACTGCAGCGTTTGGCTTCTGGTTCTCAGCTTTTGAATCACAGTGTGGACCAAACGCCAATGTGCATATGCTTTTTGGGAGTTTCCCAGCTCAGAAAGATTGTCAAGTTCGTGCAGGAATTATCTCATTCTTGTGGTTTGGGTAGATGTTCTGAGAAAAGTAATTCCATGGATGATGCAAGCAATGTGACTCAAGGTCTTGAGCTGAAAGAGAACATTAGTCGTGATGGAGATGCACTATGCCTCTTGTTGTATGAACATGTGCTACCAGCTGAACATACATCTGGCAATGCTGTAACAGATAGTGCAACTTCTGTTCATGGCAATGAAAATGTGGGTGCATCTGATGCAGATGTTCTGCTGTCCTGGATCTTTGCTGGCCCGTCAGGTGGGGAGCATTTGACATCTTGGATGCatatgaaagaagagaaaacacaTCAGGGAATAGAAATCCTCCAGACTCTTGAGAAAGAGTTTTATCACCTACAGAACCTCTGTGAGAGAAAATGCGACCTTTTGAGCTATGAGAAATCACTGCAGGCAGTGGAGGATCGCTGTCTTAAAGAAGGTAAGAAAAGGGAAACTGTCACAGAGTCTGTCCATCGAAGCTATGAGTCTGTCCTTAGGAAGCGAAGAGAAGAGCTACTGGAGGGCGAAAATGATATTATGTGCATCAGCAGTCGGGTTGAGTTAGATGCAATAGCTAATGTTTTAAAAGAAGCTGAAGCACTTAATGTCAATCAATTTGGATATGAGGATACTTATGGTGGTACAACTTCTCAGTTGTGTGATTTGGAATCTGGTGAAGATGATGAATGGAGAACCAAGGACTATTTACATCAAGTAGACACGTGCATAGAAGTTGCTATCCAGAGGCAGAAAGAACATTTATCTGTAGAG CTCAGCAAAATTGATGCTCGAATCATGCGGAATGTCACTGGGATGCAGCAATTGGAACTCAAACTTGAGCCTGTCTCAGCCCATGACTATCGGTTGATATTATTGCCCCTAGTGCAGTCATACTTAAGG GCTCATTTGGAGGACCTTGCTGAGAAATATGCCACAGAGAAGTCTGATGCTGCTAGGGAAGCATTTTTAGCAGAACTTGCACTTGATTCTAAGAAGGGTGCCCATGGAGGTGGTGATAACTCAAAGCATACACACGATAagacaaaagataaaaaaagaaacaaagattTCAGGAAAACTAAGGATTCAAAG tCTGTTGGTGGTAATCAGCATGATATGGTTCATGATGAGACTTCTGAGCGGGT TTCCTATCCAGAATCTGATGGTGATCATCCAGATTCAGAGACTGGTATTTCTGTGAATGGTGATGACTTAAAACTTCAGGAAGAGGAATTTAGACGTAAAATTGAGCTTGAGGCTGAGGAAAGAAAGCTTGAAGAAACCTTGGAGTATCAAAGACGAATGGAGAATGAGGCTAAACTGAAACACCTTGCTGAGCAAAATAAAAGATCTGCTCAAACATTTCCAGAAAAGTTGATGGAGGGAGTCTGTGATGTTTACTTCAATCATGGTGCTGATGATCGTGATTTGCATGAACCAATTAAACCTCTGACACCA gtGCAACTGATGTCAAAGAATGTGTTTTCAAGCAATTCAGAAGGTGTGCCTATGAGTTCTACCAATGGTGTTGCTGGGCCAACCAAATATTCATCCCATTCCAGTTTCCAGAATAATAATACCTCACATAATCCCAACTTTAAACAAG GGATACCTAATGGAGGAACTCCAGAGGATGGGTTTTTACCCTCCGATAGACGGAGTGGAAGGAGAGGTAGACGGCAGAGGAGTTCTACTAGATTTCAAGATGGGAAGAATCAGGGGTTGTTATTGGAAAAGGATAATATTGAAGTTACTAGATCCCATGATAGCCTCCAAACTGGTG CTGGTCCTAATCTGGGAGATAGTGGAACAAAGACGTTGAGACAATTGCAAGCAGAGGAGGATGACGAAGAAAGGTTCCAAGCTGACCTAAAGCAAGCTGTACGCCAAAGTCTTG aTGCCTTTCAAGCACATAAAAAATTGCCCTTGACTTCAAGTTCAAGGATACCACAGAAGATGCCTCTGGAATCTAATAATTTTGGGGTTTCATCAAATGAAGTCATCAGTGAAAAGGTGAATGGAACTGACATGTATGGTACTGGGCTGAAGAATGAAGTTGGTGAATATAACTGCTTTCTGAATGTTATTATACAG TCTTTATGGCATTTAAGACAGTTTCGAGAAGAGTTCTTGAGGAGATCACCTTCAGAACATGTTCATGTGGGAGATCCTTGTGTTGTCTGTGCGTTGTACGAAATTTTTACTGCCCTGTGTGTTGCATCGACTGATATGCGGAAAGAAGCAGTTGCCCCTACATCTCTGAGGATAGCTCTGAGCAATTTGTACCCAGATAGTAATTTCTTCCAGGAG GCTCAGATGAACGATGCTTCTGAAGTTCTGTTAGTAATATTTGACTGCCTGCATCAGTCATTTACTCCTGGTTCAAGGATTTCAGATGCTGAATCGGTGGAAAGCAGCTGCCCTAAGACTTGGGATTGTACAAGCAGTGCTTGTATTGTCCATTCCCTTTTTGGAATGGACATTTTTGAACGAATGAACTGCTATAATTGTGGTTTAGAATCCAGGCCTATGAAATATACTTCATTCTTTCATCACATAAATGCTAGTGCCCTCCGAACAATGAAG TCTATGTGTGCAGAAAGCTCCTTAGACGAACTTTTGAATCTTGTAGAGATGAATCATCAATTAGCTTGTGATCCAGACGCGGGTGGCTGTGGGAAGCTCAACTACATTCATCACATTCTGTCATCTCCACCACATGTTTTCACAACAG TTTTGGGTTGGCAGAAAACATGTGAGAGTGCTGATGACATAACTGCAACACTGGCTGCCCTAAGTACTGAGATTGATATCAGTGTCCTTTACCGTGGGCTGGATCCTAAGAGTGCACATAGCTTGGTATCAGTG GTTTGTTACTATGGGCAACATTATCATTGCTTTGCATATAGTCATGATCATGAATGCTGGTTTATGTATGATGACAAAACCGTCAAG GTGATTGGTAGCTGGGCTGATGTTCTTGACATGTGTGAGAGAGGACACTTGCAGCCTCAG AGATGTATTACCTCCTGCATCCCTCAGTTCAGACAGCGATACTCAGAACATTGGTTTAAGAAGAAGTGA
- the LOC123210576 gene encoding uncharacterized protein LOC123210576 isoform X2 → MGHKKKNPAPRSKQSQSVPASAPEALAAAEHCDALSNHAKTQVVESEGSTYSVVKLECERALTALRRGNHTKALRLMKESCSRHENSPYVALIHRVQGTIFVKVASIIDDLNSKQRHLRNAIESAKKAVELSPNSIEFSHFYANLLYEAANDGKEYEEVVQECERALAIENPVDPAKESLQDESQQKILTAEARISHVQSELRSLIQKSNIASISTWMKNLGTGEEKFRLIPIRRVTEDPMEVRLVQARRPNEIKKATKTPEERRKEIEVRVAAARLLQQKSETGQLQQNNDGERTIDSGLVGTEKKGERRKFGSNVRKNGSKEERRNFVKSYWNSMSLEMKKELLRVRIPDVKAHFGSLKDGLASEVLAEALAFSEEHKTWRFWVCCKCNEKFADSESHMHHVVQEHMGNLLPKMQDVLPQSVDNEWIEMILNCSWKPLDILEAVKMLGQNQSKSWDSEVGEDFYSGNHNEECDDCFKDAWDSSPEKENLHDSYKCSVVDSNDCGKILSIQGKGCDGKQKSTVYPVIDCWPVSDDTERSKLLERIYSLFELLIRHKYLAASHLNKVIQYTMDELQRLASGSQLLNHSVDQTPMCICFLGVSQLRKIVKFVQELSHSCGLGRCSEKSNSMDDASNVTQGLELKENISRDGDALCLLLYEHVLPAEHTSGNAVTDSATSVHGNENVGASDADVLLSWIFAGPSGGEHLTSWMHMKEEKTHQGIEILQTLEKEFYHLQNLCERKCDLLSYEKSLQAVEDRCLKEGKKRETVTESVHRSYESVLRKRREELLEGENDIMCISSRVELDAIANVLKEAEALNVNQFGYEDTYGGTTSQLCDLESGEDDEWRTKDYLHQVDTCIEVAIQRQKEHLSVELSKIDARIMRNVTGMQQLELKLEPVSAHDYRLILLPLVQSYLRAHLEDLAEKYATEKSDAAREAFLAELALDSKKGAHGGGDNSKHTHDKTKDKKRNKDFRKTKDSKSVGGNQHDMVHDETSERVSYPESDGDHPDSETGISVNGDDLKLQEEEFRRKIELEAEERKLEETLEYQRRMENEAKLKHLAEQNKRSAQTFPEKLMEGVCDVYFNHGADDRDLHEPIKPLTPVQLMSKNVFSSNSEGVPMSSTNGVAGPTKYSSHSSFQNNNTSHNPNFKQGIPNGGTPEDGFLPSDRRSGRRGRRQRSSTRFQDGKNQGLLLEKDNIEVTRSHDSLQTAGPNLGDSGTKTLRQLQAEEDDEERFQADLKQAVRQSLDAFQAHKKLPLTSSSRIPQKMPLESNNFGVSSNEVISEKVNGTDMYGTGLKNEVGEYNCFLNVIIQSLWHLRQFREEFLRRSPSEHVHVGDPCVVCALYEIFTALCVASTDMRKEAVAPTSLRIALSNLYPDSNFFQEAQMNDASEVLLVIFDCLHQSFTPGSRISDAESVESSCPKTWDCTSSACIVHSLFGMDIFERMNCYNCGLESRPMKYTSFFHHINASALRTMKSMCAESSLDELLNLVEMNHQLACDPDAGGCGKLNYIHHILSSPPHVFTTVLGWQKTCESADDITATLAALSTEIDISVLYRGLDPKSAHSLVSVVCYYGQHYHCFAYSHDHECWFMYDDKTVKVIGSWADVLDMCERGHLQPQRCITSCIPQFRQRYSEHWFKKK, encoded by the exons atggggcataaaaagaaaaaccctgCTCCTCGTTCTAAACAATCCCAATCGGTGCCGGCGTCGGCGCCGGAGGCTTTGGCCGCTGCCGAGCACTGTGATGCACTCTCCAACCATGCGAAGACTCAGGTAGTGGAATCTGAGGGTTCCACTTACTCGGTGGTGAAGCTTGAGTGTGAACGTGCCCTGACGGCTCTCCGCCGTGGTAATCACACCAAAGCTTTGCGGTTAATGAAGGAATCTTGTTCCCGTCATGAGAACTCGCCTTATGTGGCTCTGATTCACCGGGTACAAGGCACCATATTTGTGAAAGTGGCGTCGATCATTGATGATTTGAACTCGAAACAAAGGCATTTGAGAAATGCGATCGAATCTGCAAAGAAAGCAGTGGAGTTATCGCCTAACTCAATTGAATTCTCTCATTTTTATGCTAATCTGTTGTATGAGGCTGCTAATGACGGCAAAGAATACGAAGAGGTAGTTCAAGAGTGTGAGCGTGCTTTAGCTATAGAGAATCCTGTAGATCCTGCTAAAGAGAGCTTACAGGATGAGAGTCAGCAAAAAATTTTGACAGCGGAAGCGCGAATTTCCCACGTGCAGAGTGAGCTACGGAGCTTGATACAGAAATCAAATATTGCTTCGATTTCTACGTGGATGAAGAACCTAGGGACTGGTGAGGAGAAGTTTAGGTTGATTCCTATTAGGAGAGTGACTGAGGACCCAATGGAAGTCAGGCTAGTTCAAGCTAGGAGGCccaatgaaattaaaaaggcAACCAAAACTCCAGAAGAGAGACGAAAAGAGATCGAGGTTAGGGTTGCTGCAGCTAGATTGTTACAGCAAAAATCAGAGACGGGTCAGTTGCAACAAAATAATGATGGAGAGAGGACTATTGATTCTGGCTTGGTAGGGACTGAGAAAAAAGGAGAGAGGAGGAAGTTTGGGAGTAATGTGCGAAAAAATGGGTCTAAAGAGGAGAGGAGGAATTTTGTAAAATCATATTGGAATTCCATGAGTTTGGAAATGAAAAAGGAGTTGCTTAGGGTTAGGATTCCTGATGTTAAAGCTCATTTTGGGTCACTGAAAGATGGCTTGGCTAGTGAGGTTTTAGCAGAGGCATTGGCATTCTCAGAGGAGCATAAAACTTGGAGGTTTTGGGTTTGTTGTAAGTGTAATGAGAAGTTTGCTGATTCAGAGTCACATATGCATCACGTTGTGCAGGAACATATGGGGAATTTGTTGCCTAAAATGCAGGACGTCTTACCTCAGAGTGTTGATAATGAGTGGATTGAAATGATTCTTAATTGTTCTTGGAAGCCATTGGATATTCTAGAAGCTGTTAAAATGCTTGGACAGAATCAATCAAAATCCTGGGATTCTGAAGTTGGTGAGGATTTCTACTCAGGGAACCATAATGAGGAGTGTGATGATTGCTTCAAAGATGCATGGGATTCTTCACCTGAGAAGGAAAATTTACATGATAGTTATAAGTGTAGTGTTGTTGATAGCAATGATTGTGGAAAAATTTTGAGCATCCAGGGCAAAGGATGTGATGGTAAACAAAAATCTACTGTGTATCCAGTGATTGATTGTTGGCCAGTGTCTGATGACACTGAGCGCTCAAAGCTCcttgaaagaatttattctttatttgagcTGCTCATTAGACATAAATATCTTGCGGCAAGCCATCTTAACAAGGTCATACAGTACACAATGGATGAACTGCAGCGTTTGGCTTCTGGTTCTCAGCTTTTGAATCACAGTGTGGACCAAACGCCAATGTGCATATGCTTTTTGGGAGTTTCCCAGCTCAGAAAGATTGTCAAGTTCGTGCAGGAATTATCTCATTCTTGTGGTTTGGGTAGATGTTCTGAGAAAAGTAATTCCATGGATGATGCAAGCAATGTGACTCAAGGTCTTGAGCTGAAAGAGAACATTAGTCGTGATGGAGATGCACTATGCCTCTTGTTGTATGAACATGTGCTACCAGCTGAACATACATCTGGCAATGCTGTAACAGATAGTGCAACTTCTGTTCATGGCAATGAAAATGTGGGTGCATCTGATGCAGATGTTCTGCTGTCCTGGATCTTTGCTGGCCCGTCAGGTGGGGAGCATTTGACATCTTGGATGCatatgaaagaagagaaaacacaTCAGGGAATAGAAATCCTCCAGACTCTTGAGAAAGAGTTTTATCACCTACAGAACCTCTGTGAGAGAAAATGCGACCTTTTGAGCTATGAGAAATCACTGCAGGCAGTGGAGGATCGCTGTCTTAAAGAAGGTAAGAAAAGGGAAACTGTCACAGAGTCTGTCCATCGAAGCTATGAGTCTGTCCTTAGGAAGCGAAGAGAAGAGCTACTGGAGGGCGAAAATGATATTATGTGCATCAGCAGTCGGGTTGAGTTAGATGCAATAGCTAATGTTTTAAAAGAAGCTGAAGCACTTAATGTCAATCAATTTGGATATGAGGATACTTATGGTGGTACAACTTCTCAGTTGTGTGATTTGGAATCTGGTGAAGATGATGAATGGAGAACCAAGGACTATTTACATCAAGTAGACACGTGCATAGAAGTTGCTATCCAGAGGCAGAAAGAACATTTATCTGTAGAG CTCAGCAAAATTGATGCTCGAATCATGCGGAATGTCACTGGGATGCAGCAATTGGAACTCAAACTTGAGCCTGTCTCAGCCCATGACTATCGGTTGATATTATTGCCCCTAGTGCAGTCATACTTAAGG GCTCATTTGGAGGACCTTGCTGAGAAATATGCCACAGAGAAGTCTGATGCTGCTAGGGAAGCATTTTTAGCAGAACTTGCACTTGATTCTAAGAAGGGTGCCCATGGAGGTGGTGATAACTCAAAGCATACACACGATAagacaaaagataaaaaaagaaacaaagattTCAGGAAAACTAAGGATTCAAAG tCTGTTGGTGGTAATCAGCATGATATGGTTCATGATGAGACTTCTGAGCGGGT TTCCTATCCAGAATCTGATGGTGATCATCCAGATTCAGAGACTGGTATTTCTGTGAATGGTGATGACTTAAAACTTCAGGAAGAGGAATTTAGACGTAAAATTGAGCTTGAGGCTGAGGAAAGAAAGCTTGAAGAAACCTTGGAGTATCAAAGACGAATGGAGAATGAGGCTAAACTGAAACACCTTGCTGAGCAAAATAAAAGATCTGCTCAAACATTTCCAGAAAAGTTGATGGAGGGAGTCTGTGATGTTTACTTCAATCATGGTGCTGATGATCGTGATTTGCATGAACCAATTAAACCTCTGACACCA gtGCAACTGATGTCAAAGAATGTGTTTTCAAGCAATTCAGAAGGTGTGCCTATGAGTTCTACCAATGGTGTTGCTGGGCCAACCAAATATTCATCCCATTCCAGTTTCCAGAATAATAATACCTCACATAATCCCAACTTTAAACAAG GGATACCTAATGGAGGAACTCCAGAGGATGGGTTTTTACCCTCCGATAGACGGAGTGGAAGGAGAGGTAGACGGCAGAGGAGTTCTACTAGATTTCAAGATGGGAAGAATCAGGGGTTGTTATTGGAAAAGGATAATATTGAAGTTACTAGATCCCATGATAGCCTCCAAACTG CTGGTCCTAATCTGGGAGATAGTGGAACAAAGACGTTGAGACAATTGCAAGCAGAGGAGGATGACGAAGAAAGGTTCCAAGCTGACCTAAAGCAAGCTGTACGCCAAAGTCTTG aTGCCTTTCAAGCACATAAAAAATTGCCCTTGACTTCAAGTTCAAGGATACCACAGAAGATGCCTCTGGAATCTAATAATTTTGGGGTTTCATCAAATGAAGTCATCAGTGAAAAGGTGAATGGAACTGACATGTATGGTACTGGGCTGAAGAATGAAGTTGGTGAATATAACTGCTTTCTGAATGTTATTATACAG TCTTTATGGCATTTAAGACAGTTTCGAGAAGAGTTCTTGAGGAGATCACCTTCAGAACATGTTCATGTGGGAGATCCTTGTGTTGTCTGTGCGTTGTACGAAATTTTTACTGCCCTGTGTGTTGCATCGACTGATATGCGGAAAGAAGCAGTTGCCCCTACATCTCTGAGGATAGCTCTGAGCAATTTGTACCCAGATAGTAATTTCTTCCAGGAG GCTCAGATGAACGATGCTTCTGAAGTTCTGTTAGTAATATTTGACTGCCTGCATCAGTCATTTACTCCTGGTTCAAGGATTTCAGATGCTGAATCGGTGGAAAGCAGCTGCCCTAAGACTTGGGATTGTACAAGCAGTGCTTGTATTGTCCATTCCCTTTTTGGAATGGACATTTTTGAACGAATGAACTGCTATAATTGTGGTTTAGAATCCAGGCCTATGAAATATACTTCATTCTTTCATCACATAAATGCTAGTGCCCTCCGAACAATGAAG TCTATGTGTGCAGAAAGCTCCTTAGACGAACTTTTGAATCTTGTAGAGATGAATCATCAATTAGCTTGTGATCCAGACGCGGGTGGCTGTGGGAAGCTCAACTACATTCATCACATTCTGTCATCTCCACCACATGTTTTCACAACAG TTTTGGGTTGGCAGAAAACATGTGAGAGTGCTGATGACATAACTGCAACACTGGCTGCCCTAAGTACTGAGATTGATATCAGTGTCCTTTACCGTGGGCTGGATCCTAAGAGTGCACATAGCTTGGTATCAGTG GTTTGTTACTATGGGCAACATTATCATTGCTTTGCATATAGTCATGATCATGAATGCTGGTTTATGTATGATGACAAAACCGTCAAG GTGATTGGTAGCTGGGCTGATGTTCTTGACATGTGTGAGAGAGGACACTTGCAGCCTCAG AGATGTATTACCTCCTGCATCCCTCAGTTCAGACAGCGATACTCAGAACATTGGTTTAAGAAGAAGTGA